One window from the genome of Chaetodon trifascialis isolate fChaTrf1 chromosome 20, fChaTrf1.hap1, whole genome shotgun sequence encodes:
- the ank1b gene encoding ankyrin-1 isoform X5, whose amino-acid sequence MAQAAKQLRKTKDLAEAAAQEQREKEEEKIKKRNRSRDRRRKADAATSFLRAARSGNLDKALDHIKNGIDINTANQNGLNGLHLASKEGHVKMVLELLHSGIELEATTKKGNTALHIAALAGQEKVVAELVNYGANVNAQSHKGFSPLYMAAQENHLEVVKFLLENGANQSLPTEDGFTPLAVALQQGHENVVALLINYGTKGKVRLPALHIAARNDDTRTAAVLLQNDPNADVLSKTGFTPLHIAAHYENMSVAQLLLNRGANVNFTPKNGITPLHIASRRGNVMMVRLLLDRGAQIDAKTKDELTPLHCAARNGHVRIIEILLEHGAPIQAKTKNGLSPIHMAAQGDHMDCVRQLLQFNAEIDDITLDHLTPLHVAAHCGHHRMAKVLLDKGAKANARALNGFTPLHIACKKNHMRSMDLLLKHSASLEAVTESGLTPLHVAAFMGHLNIVKNLLQRGASPNASNVKVETPLHMASRAGHCEVAQFLLQNAAQVDAKAKDDQTPLHCAARMGHKELVKLLLEHKANPDSATTAGHTPLHISAREGHVHTIRILLDAGAQQTKMTKKGFTPLHVASKYGKVDVAELLLERGANPNAAGKNGYTPLHIAAKQNQMEVASCLLQNGATPNAESLQGITPLHLASQEGRPDIVALLISKQANVNLGNKNGLTPLHLVAQEGHVGIADTLVKQGASIYAASRMGYTPLHVACHYGNIKMVKFLLQQQAHVNSKTRMGYTPLHQAAQQGHTDIVTLLLKHGAQPNEITSNGTSPLGIAKRLGYISVIDVLKLVTEESVSTITTEKHRMSFPETVDEILDVSEDEGVAQLTLGDELLGMDGARYLKLDDFKDQDDDFLSPKKTLRDFEGGMGTTPYSPAIPRIPCVSPETVLLDQHTPIPLPKEYDEDSLIPSSPATETSDNVSPVASPIHTGFLVSFMVDARGGSMRGSRHHGLRVIIPPRTCTAPTRITCRLVKPQKLTTPPPLVEGEGLASRIISLGPSSMQFLGPVIVEIPHFASLGRGDRELVVLRSENGSVWKEHRNRYGDEVLETILNGMDEDLESQEELEKKRIRRIISTDFPLYFAVVSRIQQESDLIGPEGGRLTSKLVPHVEAIFPETAVTKRVRLGLQAQPIPDELLTRQLGNQATFSPVVTIEPRRRKFHRPIGLRIPLPPSWRESPRDAGEGDTTSLRLLCSVIGGTAPAQWEDITGTTKLMYANNCANFTTNVSARFWLADCPRTAEAVTFANLLYRELMSVPYMAKFVIFAKMNEAREGRLRCYCMTDDKMDKTLELHENFTEVARSRDIELMEGMPLHLECSGNLVPIRKATQQPRSFSFQAFRDNRLPVSVKVRDSNKDATGFLSFLRKCTKYEDTQHVLCNLNIAMPPCVKVVGSEERRRTLTPLALRERYSALNEPGVATVNAMERTEIKINIISEQLGLSWAELARELQFGVDDINRIRVENPNSLLDQSSALLNLWASREGKRAKMESLYTALKNIDRADIVTSLEGQAPQPAPGSLEEGACRLSDRDSSLLSPSVINEVTDTRPPRLVHKPRVIRPPFFRRGYGLVQEELLSPASMQYSLPSPLGAEPYWQEVSSLECAPIATTEEDTLMEMSDVQVWPAGVSPSLVTVEDSSLEGSSRADDSEGATLSLPYSLGRPSSGASGASGSIMELEEEEEEEEEGEVEEEEAPQEPATMLAERDRVRASGAVPKVNLNGQLGGQRSDGRRGDAPAAGGGAKGGGGSVGLGSVEGISVVAGQQVYAQMSGLSRATEHNGDNRVVGGGAFQPYLPDKDSLQGWVGSVSSGRDVPGLRVAQEALLTPVCDTGYSHVLRGRLLQGTQPFDRGLGFSHQEAGQRAWEQELRRGQREEKEDYAAEAQFVSEHGNVLARKVGVDVRKGAQSVQRTSLRRVKH is encoded by the exons AATGGTCTCAACGGGTTACACCTGGCCTCTAAAGAAGGTCACGTCAAAATGGTCCTGGAGCTGCTACACTCTGGCATCGAGCTGGAAGCCACCACCAAG AAAGGGAACACAGCTCTCCATATCGCAGCGCTGGCAGGGCAGGAGAAAGTGGTGGCTGAGCTAGTCAACTACGGTGCCAACGTTAATGCCCAGTCACAT AAAGGGTTCAGTCCTCTCTACATGGCAGCACAGGAGAATCACTTAGAGGTGGTCAAGTTCCTGCTGGAGAACGGTGCCAATCAGAGTCTCCCCACTGAG GATGGCTTCACTCCACTGGCAGTAGCCCTCCAGCAGGGCCATGAAAACGTTGTGGCACTACTCATCAACTATGGCACCAAGGGCAAGGTCCGCCTCCCTGCGCTGCACATCGCTGCTCGCAACGACGACACGCGCACTGCCGCAGTGCTCCTGCAGAATGACCCCAATGCTGATGTTCTCAGCAAG ACTGGTTTCACACCTCTGCATATTGCAGCCCACTATGAGAATATGAGCGTcgcccagctgctgctgaacagaggAGCCAATGTAAACTTCACCCCCAAG AATGGCATCACGCCCCTTCATATAGCCTCCAGGAGGGGTAATGTGATGATGGTCAGACTACTGCTGGACAGAGGTGCACAGATCGATGCCAAAACTAAG GATGAGCTGACTCCTCTCCACTGTGCAGCCAGGAATGGTCACGTTCGCATCATTGAGATCCTGCTGGAACACGGTGCTCCCATCCAGGCGAAGACCAAG AACGGTCTGTCCCCCATCCACATGGCAGCTCAGGGGGATCACATGGACTGCGTCAGGCAGCTACTGCAGTTCAACGCCGAGATTGATGATATCACACTGGACCATTTAACCCCTCTTCATGTAGCAGCCCACTGTGGTCACCATCGGATGGCCAAAGTCCTACTGGACAAGGGGGCCAAAGCCAATGCACGTGCTCTG aatGGCTTCACACCTCTCCATATTGCTTGCAAGAAGAACCACATGCGGTCCATGGACCTGCTGCTCAAGCACTCTGCTTCCCTAGAAGCTGTCACAGAG tcTGGTCTCACTCCTCTACATGTAGCAGCATTCATGGGCCATCTGAACATAGTGAAGAACCTGCTCCAGAGAGGGGCTTCACCTAATGCTTCCAATGTG AAAGTGGAGACTCCCCTCCACATGGCCTCCAGAGCAGGACACTGTGAAGTTGCTCAGTTCCTGCTGCAGAACGCAGCACAAGTGGACGCCAAGGCGAAG GATGACCAGACCCCTCTACACTGTGCAGCCCGCATGGGCCACAAGGAGCTTGTCAAGCTGCTCCTTGAGCACAAGGCCAACCCCGACTCAGCTACAACTGCAGGCCACACGCCCTTACACATCTCTGCACGTGAAGGACACGTCCACACCATTCGAATCTTGTTGGATGCTGGGGCACAGCAGACAAAGATGACAAAG AAAGGCTTCACTCCTCTCCACGTGGCATCTAAATATGGGAAGGTGGATGTGGCGGAGCTCCTTCTGGAGAGAGGAGCCAACCCTAATGCAGCTGGGAAG AATGGCTACACTCCCCTGCACATAGCGGCCAAGCAGAACCAGATGGAGGTGGCCAGTTGTCTGCTGCAGAATGGGGCGACGCCCAATGCCGAGTCCCTCCAAGGCATCACGCCCCTACACCTGGCTTCACAGGAAGGGCGGCCTGACATTGTGGCCCTGCTCATCTCCAAGCAGGCCAATGTGAATCTGGGCAACAAG aaTGGATTGACCCCTCTGCATCTTGTGGCTCAGGAAGGTCATGTGGGAATCGCTGACACATTGGTCAAACAAGGAGCCTCCATTTACGCTGCCTCACGG ATGGGCTACACACCCCTTCATGTGGCTTGTCACTATGGCAACATCAAGATGGTGAAGttccttctgcagcagcaggcccATGTGAATAGCAAGACAAGG ATGGGCTACACCCCTCTGCACCAAGCAGCTCAGCAGGGCCATACCGATATTGTCACCCTGTTGTTAAAACACGGAGCCCAACCCAATGAGATTACTTCG AATGGGACATCTCCCCTGGGTATTGCTAAGCGGCTAGGTTACATCTCTGTCATCGATGTGCTGAAACTGGTTACTGAGGAGTCAGTCTCCACG ATCACGACAGAGAAGCATCGAATGAGTTTTCCTGAGACAGTAGATGAGATTTTGGATGTTTCTGAGGATGAAG GGGTTGCCCAGCTAACCTTAG GAGACGAGTTGCTCGGGATGGATGGAGCACGCTATTTGAAGCTTGATGACTTTAAGGACCAGGACGATGACTTCCTCTCCCCAAAGAAAACCCTGAGAGACTTTGAGGGTGGCATGGGTACCAC GCCATATTCTCCAGCTATTCCCAGGATCCCTTGTGTGTCCCCAGAGACTGTACTACTGGATCAG CACACCCCCATCCCCCTGCCAAAAGAGTATGATGAAGACTCTCTTATCCCGAGCAGTCCGGCTACAGAGACTTCAGACAACGTCAGCCCTGTGGCCAGCCCCATTCACACTGG CTTCCTGGTGAGTTTCATGGTGGATGCTCGGGGAGGCTCCATGCGAGGCAGCAGACACCACGGCCTGCGAGTTATCATTCCTCCTCGAACCTGCACTGCCCCAACACGCATTACCTGCCGCCTGGTCAAACCTCAGAAACTGACCACGCCTCCTCCGctggtggagggggaggggctAGCAAGCCGTATCATCTCCCTAGGGCCGTCCAGTATGCAGTTCCTTGG GCCTGTAATAGTGGAAATCCCCCACTTTGCCTCACTGGGCCGAGGGGACCGAGAACTTGTGGTCCTCCGTAGTGAAAATGGCTCGGTCTGGAAGGAGCATCGCAATCGCTACGGTGACGAAGTGCTGGAGACTATTCTGAATGGCATGGATGAAG ACCTGGAGAGtcaagaggagctggagaagaagagAATCCGTCGCATCATCTCCACCGACTTCCCCCTCTACTTCGCCGTAGTCTCCCGCATTCAGCAGGAGAGTGATCTGATTGGTCCAGAGGGGGGTCGGCTGACCAGTAAACTGGTGCCCCACGTCGAGGCCATCTTCCCCGAGACGGCCGTCACCAAGAGAGTGAGACTGGGACTGCAG GCACAGCCAATCCCTGATGAGCTGCTGACTCGGCAGCTCGGTAATCAGGCGACCTTCAGCCCAGTGGTTACCATCGAGCCACGCCGACGCAAATTTCACCGTCCAATTGGGCTGCGCATCCCTTTGCCGCCATCCTGGAGGGAGAGTCCTCGGGATGCTGGGGAGGGCGATACCACCAGCTTGCGCCTCCTCTGCAGTGTCATTG GTGGCACAGCACCCGCTCAGTGGGAGGACATCACTGGAACCACCAAGCTGATGTACGCCAACAACTGTGCCAACTTTACCACCAATGTTTCTGCAAG ATTCTGGCTGGCAGACTGTCCACGCACGGCAGAGGCAGTGACCTTCGCCAATTTGCTGTACCGGGAGCTGATGTCTGTTCCATACATGGCCAAGTTTGTTATCTTTGCCAAGATGAATGAAGCGCGCGAGGGACGCTTGCGTTGTTACTGCATGACGGACGACAAGATGGACAAGACGCTGGAGCTGCACGAAAACTTCACCGAAGTGGCCCGCAGTCGAGACATTGAG CTGATGGAGGGCATGCCGCTGCACCTCGAGTGTTCTGGGAACCTGGTGCCCATCAGGAAGGCCACCCAGCAGCCTCGCAGCTTCAGCTTCCAGGCCTTCAGAGATAACAGGctgcctgtctctgtcaag GTCAGAGATAGTAACAAGGATGCCACTGGGTTTTTATCCTTTCTGCGGAAGTGCACCAAGTATGAGGATACCCAGCATGTGCTGTGTAACCTTAACATAGCCATGCCACCATGTGTTAAG GTTGTTGGAAGTGAGGAGCGCAGGCGAACTTTGACCCCCCTCGCCCTGAGGGAACGTTACAGTGCGCTGAACGAGCCTGGTGTGG CCACTGTGAATGCCATGGAGAGGACTGAGATCAAGATCAACATCATATCTGAGCAGCTGGGTTTGAGCTGGGCAG AGTTGGCGCGTGAGCTTCAGTTCGGCGTGGACGACATCAACAGGATCCGTGTGGAGAATCCCAACTCCCTGCTGGACCAAAGCTCCGCTCTGCTCAACCTGTGGGCCAGCAGAGAAGGCAAAAGGGCCAAGA TGGAGAGCCTTTACACCGCCCTGAAAAACATCGACCGTGCTGACATTGTGACCTCTCTGGAGGGTCAGGCTCCACAACCAGCACCCGGTTCTTTAGAGGAGGGTGCCTGTCGACTCAGCGACCGCGACTCCAGCCTGCTGTCCCCCAGTGTCATCAATG AGGTCACGGACACAAGGCCACCGCGCCTAGTGCACAAGCCACGAGTTATTAGACCCCCGTTTTTCAGAAGGG GTTATGGGCtggtgcaggaggagctgctgtcccCGGCCTCCATGCAGTACAGCCTGCCCTCTCCGCTCGGTGCGGAACCCTACTGGCAGGAAGTCTCCAGCCTCGAGTGTGCCCCTATCGCCACCACCGAGGAAGACACATTAATGGAGATGTCGGACGTTCAGGTGTGGCCAGCAGGGGTCAGCCCCTCGCTGGTTACAGTGGAGGACTCCTCACTGGAGGGCAGCAGTCGGGCGGACGACTCAGAGGGCGCCACGCTCTCCCTTCCCTACAGCTTGGGTCGCCCGAGCAGCGGAGCCAGCGGGGCCAGCGGCTCCAtcatggagctggaggaggaggaggaggaggaggaagaaggggaggttgaggaggaggaggcgccaCAGGAGCCAGCAACTATGCTGGCAGAAAGGGACAGGGTGAGGGCCAGTGGCGCCGTCCCCAAGGTCAACCTAAACGGGCAGctgggaggtcagaggtcggatgggaggagaggagatgcccccgcagcaggaggaggagcaaaaGGGGGAGGTGGAAGTGTAGGGCTGGGTTCAGTGGAAGGGATTTCTGTTGTTGCAGGCCAGCAGGTGTATGCCCAGATGTCGGGACTGAGTCGGGCTACGGAGCATAATGGAGATAACCG AGTGGTGGGAGGCGGAGCATTTCAACCCTACTTACCAGACAAGGACTCCCTGCAGGGCTGGGTGGGCTCGGTGTCGTCGGGACGTGACGTGCCGGGCTTGCGCGTGGCCCAGGAGGCTCTGCTGACTCCGGTGTGTGACACGGGTTACTCTCATGTGCTGCGTGGGCGCCTCCTGCAGGGCACGCAGCCCTTTGACAGGGGGCTGGGCTTCTCTCACCAGGAGGCGGGCCAACGTGCTTGGGAACAGGAGCTGAGGCGGGGCCAG agagaggagaaagaggactACGCTGCTGAGGCGCAGTTTGTTTCCGAACACGGGAACGTGCTCGCTCGAAAG GTGGGGGTGGATGTTAGAAAGGGCGCTCAGTCAGTGCAGCGCACCAGTCTGCGGAGAgttaaacactga
- the ank1b gene encoding ankyrin-1 isoform X4: protein MAQAAKQLRKTKDLAEAAAQEQREKEEEKIKKRNRSRDRRRKADAATSFLRAARSGNLDKALDHIKNGIDINTANQNGLNGLHLASKEGHVKMVLELLHSGIELEATTKKGNTALHIAALAGQEKVVAELVNYGANVNAQSHKGFSPLYMAAQENHLEVVKFLLENGANQSLPTEDGFTPLAVALQQGHENVVALLINYGTKGKVRLPALHIAARNDDTRTAAVLLQNDPNADVLSKTGFTPLHIAAHYENMSVAQLLLNRGANVNFTPKNGITPLHIASRRGNVMMVRLLLDRGAQIDAKTKDELTPLHCAARNGHVRIIEILLEHGAPIQAKTKNGLSPIHMAAQGDHMDCVRQLLQFNAEIDDITLDHLTPLHVAAHCGHHRMAKVLLDKGAKANARALNGFTPLHIACKKNHMRSMDLLLKHSASLEAVTESGLTPLHVAAFMGHLNIVKNLLQRGASPNASNVKVETPLHMASRAGHCEVAQFLLQNAAQVDAKAKDDQTPLHCAARMGHKELVKLLLEHKANPDSATTAGHTPLHISAREGHVHTIRILLDAGAQQTKMTKKGFTPLHVASKYGKVDVAELLLERGANPNAAGKNGLTPLHVAVHHNNLDVVKLLVSKGGSAHSTARNGYTPLHIAAKQNQMEVASCLLQNGATPNAESLQGITPLHLASQEGRPDIVALLISKQANVNLGNKNGLTPLHLVAQEGHVGIADTLVKQGASIYAASRMGYTPLHVACHYGNIKMVKFLLQQQAHVNSKTRMGYTPLHQAAQQGHTDIVTLLLKHGAQPNEITSNGTSPLGIAKRLGYISVIDVLKLVTEESVSTITTEKHRMSFPETVDEILDVSEDEGVAQLTLGDELLGMDGARYLKLDDFKDQDDDFLSPKKTLRDFEGGMGTTPYSPAIPRIPCVSPETVLLDQHTPIPLPKEYDEDSLIPSSPATETSDNVSPVASPIHTGFLVSFMVDARGGSMRGSRHHGLRVIIPPRTCTAPTRITCRLVKPQKLTTPPPLVEGEGLASRIISLGPSSMQFLGPVIVEIPHFASLGRGDRELVVLRSENGSVWKEHRNRYGDEVLETILNGMDEDLESQEELEKKRIRRIISTDFPLYFAVVSRIQQESDLIGPEGGRLTSKLVPHVEAIFPETAVTKRVRLGLQAQPIPDELLTRQLGNQATFSPVVTIEPRRRKFHRPIGLRIPLPPSWRESPRDAGEGDTTSLRLLCSVIGGTAPAQWEDITGTTKLMYANNCANFTTNVSARFWLADCPRTAEAVTFANLLYRELMSVPYMAKFVIFAKMNEAREGRLRCYCMTDDKMDKTLELHENFTEVARSRDIELMEGMPLHLECSGNLVPIRKATQQPRSFSFQAFRDNRLPVSVKVRDSNKDATGFLSFLRKCTKYEDTQHVLCNLNIAMPPCVKVVGSEERRRTLTPLALRERYSALNEPGVATVNAMERTEIKINIISEQLGLSWAELARELQFGVDDINRIRVENPNSLLDQSSALLNLWASREGKRAKMESLYTALKNIDRADIVTSLEGQAPQPAPGSLEEGACRLSDRDSSLLSPSVINGYGLVQEELLSPASMQYSLPSPLGAEPYWQEVSSLECAPIATTEEDTLMEMSDVQVWPAGVSPSLVTVEDSSLEGSSRADDSEGATLSLPYSLGRPSSGASGASGSIMELEEEEEEEEEGEVEEEEAPQEPATMLAERDRVRASGAVPKVNLNGQLGGQRSDGRRGDAPAAGGGAKGGGGSVGLGSVEGISVVAGQQVYAQMSGLSRATEHNGDNRVVGGGAFQPYLPDKDSLQGWVGSVSSGRDVPGLRVAQEALLTPVCDTGYSHVLRGRLLQGTQPFDRGLGFSHQEAGQRAWEQELRRGQREEKEDYAAEAQFVSEHGNVLARKVGVDVRKGAQSVQRTSLRRVKH from the exons AATGGTCTCAACGGGTTACACCTGGCCTCTAAAGAAGGTCACGTCAAAATGGTCCTGGAGCTGCTACACTCTGGCATCGAGCTGGAAGCCACCACCAAG AAAGGGAACACAGCTCTCCATATCGCAGCGCTGGCAGGGCAGGAGAAAGTGGTGGCTGAGCTAGTCAACTACGGTGCCAACGTTAATGCCCAGTCACAT AAAGGGTTCAGTCCTCTCTACATGGCAGCACAGGAGAATCACTTAGAGGTGGTCAAGTTCCTGCTGGAGAACGGTGCCAATCAGAGTCTCCCCACTGAG GATGGCTTCACTCCACTGGCAGTAGCCCTCCAGCAGGGCCATGAAAACGTTGTGGCACTACTCATCAACTATGGCACCAAGGGCAAGGTCCGCCTCCCTGCGCTGCACATCGCTGCTCGCAACGACGACACGCGCACTGCCGCAGTGCTCCTGCAGAATGACCCCAATGCTGATGTTCTCAGCAAG ACTGGTTTCACACCTCTGCATATTGCAGCCCACTATGAGAATATGAGCGTcgcccagctgctgctgaacagaggAGCCAATGTAAACTTCACCCCCAAG AATGGCATCACGCCCCTTCATATAGCCTCCAGGAGGGGTAATGTGATGATGGTCAGACTACTGCTGGACAGAGGTGCACAGATCGATGCCAAAACTAAG GATGAGCTGACTCCTCTCCACTGTGCAGCCAGGAATGGTCACGTTCGCATCATTGAGATCCTGCTGGAACACGGTGCTCCCATCCAGGCGAAGACCAAG AACGGTCTGTCCCCCATCCACATGGCAGCTCAGGGGGATCACATGGACTGCGTCAGGCAGCTACTGCAGTTCAACGCCGAGATTGATGATATCACACTGGACCATTTAACCCCTCTTCATGTAGCAGCCCACTGTGGTCACCATCGGATGGCCAAAGTCCTACTGGACAAGGGGGCCAAAGCCAATGCACGTGCTCTG aatGGCTTCACACCTCTCCATATTGCTTGCAAGAAGAACCACATGCGGTCCATGGACCTGCTGCTCAAGCACTCTGCTTCCCTAGAAGCTGTCACAGAG tcTGGTCTCACTCCTCTACATGTAGCAGCATTCATGGGCCATCTGAACATAGTGAAGAACCTGCTCCAGAGAGGGGCTTCACCTAATGCTTCCAATGTG AAAGTGGAGACTCCCCTCCACATGGCCTCCAGAGCAGGACACTGTGAAGTTGCTCAGTTCCTGCTGCAGAACGCAGCACAAGTGGACGCCAAGGCGAAG GATGACCAGACCCCTCTACACTGTGCAGCCCGCATGGGCCACAAGGAGCTTGTCAAGCTGCTCCTTGAGCACAAGGCCAACCCCGACTCAGCTACAACTGCAGGCCACACGCCCTTACACATCTCTGCACGTGAAGGACACGTCCACACCATTCGAATCTTGTTGGATGCTGGGGCACAGCAGACAAAGATGACAAAG AAAGGCTTCACTCCTCTCCACGTGGCATCTAAATATGGGAAGGTGGATGTGGCGGAGCTCCTTCTGGAGAGAGGAGCCAACCCTAATGCAGCTGGGAAG aaTGGTCTGACACCCCTTCATGTGGCCGTCCATCACAACAACCTGGATGTTGTTAAACTCCTGGTCAGCAAGGGAGGATCTGCACACAGCACTGCCCGA AATGGCTACACTCCCCTGCACATAGCGGCCAAGCAGAACCAGATGGAGGTGGCCAGTTGTCTGCTGCAGAATGGGGCGACGCCCAATGCCGAGTCCCTCCAAGGCATCACGCCCCTACACCTGGCTTCACAGGAAGGGCGGCCTGACATTGTGGCCCTGCTCATCTCCAAGCAGGCCAATGTGAATCTGGGCAACAAG aaTGGATTGACCCCTCTGCATCTTGTGGCTCAGGAAGGTCATGTGGGAATCGCTGACACATTGGTCAAACAAGGAGCCTCCATTTACGCTGCCTCACGG ATGGGCTACACACCCCTTCATGTGGCTTGTCACTATGGCAACATCAAGATGGTGAAGttccttctgcagcagcaggcccATGTGAATAGCAAGACAAGG ATGGGCTACACCCCTCTGCACCAAGCAGCTCAGCAGGGCCATACCGATATTGTCACCCTGTTGTTAAAACACGGAGCCCAACCCAATGAGATTACTTCG AATGGGACATCTCCCCTGGGTATTGCTAAGCGGCTAGGTTACATCTCTGTCATCGATGTGCTGAAACTGGTTACTGAGGAGTCAGTCTCCACG ATCACGACAGAGAAGCATCGAATGAGTTTTCCTGAGACAGTAGATGAGATTTTGGATGTTTCTGAGGATGAAG GGGTTGCCCAGCTAACCTTAG GAGACGAGTTGCTCGGGATGGATGGAGCACGCTATTTGAAGCTTGATGACTTTAAGGACCAGGACGATGACTTCCTCTCCCCAAAGAAAACCCTGAGAGACTTTGAGGGTGGCATGGGTACCAC GCCATATTCTCCAGCTATTCCCAGGATCCCTTGTGTGTCCCCAGAGACTGTACTACTGGATCAG CACACCCCCATCCCCCTGCCAAAAGAGTATGATGAAGACTCTCTTATCCCGAGCAGTCCGGCTACAGAGACTTCAGACAACGTCAGCCCTGTGGCCAGCCCCATTCACACTGG CTTCCTGGTGAGTTTCATGGTGGATGCTCGGGGAGGCTCCATGCGAGGCAGCAGACACCACGGCCTGCGAGTTATCATTCCTCCTCGAACCTGCACTGCCCCAACACGCATTACCTGCCGCCTGGTCAAACCTCAGAAACTGACCACGCCTCCTCCGctggtggagggggaggggctAGCAAGCCGTATCATCTCCCTAGGGCCGTCCAGTATGCAGTTCCTTGG GCCTGTAATAGTGGAAATCCCCCACTTTGCCTCACTGGGCCGAGGGGACCGAGAACTTGTGGTCCTCCGTAGTGAAAATGGCTCGGTCTGGAAGGAGCATCGCAATCGCTACGGTGACGAAGTGCTGGAGACTATTCTGAATGGCATGGATGAAG ACCTGGAGAGtcaagaggagctggagaagaagagAATCCGTCGCATCATCTCCACCGACTTCCCCCTCTACTTCGCCGTAGTCTCCCGCATTCAGCAGGAGAGTGATCTGATTGGTCCAGAGGGGGGTCGGCTGACCAGTAAACTGGTGCCCCACGTCGAGGCCATCTTCCCCGAGACGGCCGTCACCAAGAGAGTGAGACTGGGACTGCAG GCACAGCCAATCCCTGATGAGCTGCTGACTCGGCAGCTCGGTAATCAGGCGACCTTCAGCCCAGTGGTTACCATCGAGCCACGCCGACGCAAATTTCACCGTCCAATTGGGCTGCGCATCCCTTTGCCGCCATCCTGGAGGGAGAGTCCTCGGGATGCTGGGGAGGGCGATACCACCAGCTTGCGCCTCCTCTGCAGTGTCATTG GTGGCACAGCACCCGCTCAGTGGGAGGACATCACTGGAACCACCAAGCTGATGTACGCCAACAACTGTGCCAACTTTACCACCAATGTTTCTGCAAG ATTCTGGCTGGCAGACTGTCCACGCACGGCAGAGGCAGTGACCTTCGCCAATTTGCTGTACCGGGAGCTGATGTCTGTTCCATACATGGCCAAGTTTGTTATCTTTGCCAAGATGAATGAAGCGCGCGAGGGACGCTTGCGTTGTTACTGCATGACGGACGACAAGATGGACAAGACGCTGGAGCTGCACGAAAACTTCACCGAAGTGGCCCGCAGTCGAGACATTGAG CTGATGGAGGGCATGCCGCTGCACCTCGAGTGTTCTGGGAACCTGGTGCCCATCAGGAAGGCCACCCAGCAGCCTCGCAGCTTCAGCTTCCAGGCCTTCAGAGATAACAGGctgcctgtctctgtcaag GTCAGAGATAGTAACAAGGATGCCACTGGGTTTTTATCCTTTCTGCGGAAGTGCACCAAGTATGAGGATACCCAGCATGTGCTGTGTAACCTTAACATAGCCATGCCACCATGTGTTAAG GTTGTTGGAAGTGAGGAGCGCAGGCGAACTTTGACCCCCCTCGCCCTGAGGGAACGTTACAGTGCGCTGAACGAGCCTGGTGTGG CCACTGTGAATGCCATGGAGAGGACTGAGATCAAGATCAACATCATATCTGAGCAGCTGGGTTTGAGCTGGGCAG AGTTGGCGCGTGAGCTTCAGTTCGGCGTGGACGACATCAACAGGATCCGTGTGGAGAATCCCAACTCCCTGCTGGACCAAAGCTCCGCTCTGCTCAACCTGTGGGCCAGCAGAGAAGGCAAAAGGGCCAAGA TGGAGAGCCTTTACACCGCCCTGAAAAACATCGACCGTGCTGACATTGTGACCTCTCTGGAGGGTCAGGCTCCACAACCAGCACCCGGTTCTTTAGAGGAGGGTGCCTGTCGACTCAGCGACCGCGACTCCAGCCTGCTGTCCCCCAGTGTCATCAATG GTTATGGGCtggtgcaggaggagctgctgtcccCGGCCTCCATGCAGTACAGCCTGCCCTCTCCGCTCGGTGCGGAACCCTACTGGCAGGAAGTCTCCAGCCTCGAGTGTGCCCCTATCGCCACCACCGAGGAAGACACATTAATGGAGATGTCGGACGTTCAGGTGTGGCCAGCAGGGGTCAGCCCCTCGCTGGTTACAGTGGAGGACTCCTCACTGGAGGGCAGCAGTCGGGCGGACGACTCAGAGGGCGCCACGCTCTCCCTTCCCTACAGCTTGGGTCGCCCGAGCAGCGGAGCCAGCGGGGCCAGCGGCTCCAtcatggagctggaggaggaggaggaggaggaggaagaaggggaggttgaggaggaggaggcgccaCAGGAGCCAGCAACTATGCTGGCAGAAAGGGACAGGGTGAGGGCCAGTGGCGCCGTCCCCAAGGTCAACCTAAACGGGCAGctgggaggtcagaggtcggatgggaggagaggagatgcccccgcagcaggaggaggagcaaaaGGGGGAGGTGGAAGTGTAGGGCTGGGTTCAGTGGAAGGGATTTCTGTTGTTGCAGGCCAGCAGGTGTATGCCCAGATGTCGGGACTGAGTCGGGCTACGGAGCATAATGGAGATAACCG AGTGGTGGGAGGCGGAGCATTTCAACCCTACTTACCAGACAAGGACTCCCTGCAGGGCTGGGTGGGCTCGGTGTCGTCGGGACGTGACGTGCCGGGCTTGCGCGTGGCCCAGGAGGCTCTGCTGACTCCGGTGTGTGACACGGGTTACTCTCATGTGCTGCGTGGGCGCCTCCTGCAGGGCACGCAGCCCTTTGACAGGGGGCTGGGCTTCTCTCACCAGGAGGCGGGCCAACGTGCTTGGGAACAGGAGCTGAGGCGGGGCCAG agagaggagaaagaggactACGCTGCTGAGGCGCAGTTTGTTTCCGAACACGGGAACGTGCTCGCTCGAAAG GTGGGGGTGGATGTTAGAAAGGGCGCTCAGTCAGTGCAGCGCACCAGTCTGCGGAGAgttaaacactga